The region ATGAATTTTACTCTCAATATTGCTTCTTCTCCTTCATTGCAGCAATGCCATTAATGCTTTCTTAGCCAGTGCATCTCATTACAGCCCTGTTTTGATGCTGAGATCACTGAGATAAAGTCACTGCTAAATGCATGCCTAAATTTACTATCCATACCAGCCAGACAATGGAAACTGTCTAATTGTAAGCAGAAATCATAGATGAGGATatgcatttatttcatttatatcaaaGCATAAATGTGATAAGAACAATGCTTATACATAGATTTGAATGCTTAAGCAATCatcttttattaaaacaaaacataccCAACTCTGCAAaacaaatagattttttaatCTTATATTATTGCTACTCTGTGTCATAGCAAAATAATTGTTTCTTTATGAAGCTGGAGATCAAATGCAGGGCCTTATATATGTTAGTCAAGAGCTGAAATCACTCATCTATTGGCCTATCCCTAATTAATAGTTTGTTTTGAAATGTAATTATTTCATGGAATTAGTAGGTAAGCTTTCGTGTTTCTgttagttttataattttagtagaataatattatgtcaataCTATGACTTGAAATTTAGATGTGATGGATTTGCCTTctctctaggcccattctttctatgtatgcAAAGATAGAATATGAAAGATTGACCTTCCCACCCCATTTTCCCAGGTGCATACAGGCACCAGGTAAAACACCAGGTACACAAGGACCTGCTTTGATGTggaggcagggcaattcacctaagcccagctgtaaacatcCCATTGTTGGCCCAATGGAAAAGctcccaacttcctagacctgaTGGcattttcattaacctctgcctccttgctcagacctcatataagcctgatcccaaattcaccccctcccaTAGTCTCCAAGTCCACAGGAAGGCTATGTCCCTTGCTGCtatatctcaataaacagtcctcacctgtagAAAATTGAGTCtggctgtttccttcctttctcctccactttCCTAACAAGATGCAATAAGAAAAATTGCCCTATAATGGACTAAGTTTTATTATCAGGCAAGTGGGGTGGGTGGGAAATTACATTCTTTAATCATTATACATTCTGGTGTACATATAATATACCCATCACAGAGACTAttgctctttcaatttcattcctATAAGACATAATGTTTAATCCTTGTTTCAAAGAGTTACTTTTGCTAAAGCAGCCATTTTGCTTAGTCATTTCTTCAACTTAAATTTTTCAAATAGCGCTTGGAAAGATGAAAATCTGTGAACAGGAAACAGTTTGGGTCAGTTTGGGcacagaggaaagaggagagacaaTGATCCAAGGGTTGAACAAAAGTGAATGGGATCAAGTAGTTAGAAGTAAAATTAATGTGGTAGCAAACACCAGCATTTCTCAATTCCTCATGAAACCAGAAGTGGTCAGTTCAACAGAGATCTTTGATATTTATGAGTATTGGTTCATTTGGGGGAGGGTGATAAGCTTAAAGTCTTAAGACTGAACTCATTCATATGGTGTGATTTCCCACTGGTCAGTGTTTGTCTCTCCTTCAGTAATATCTTTATACAAAGGCCTCTTCCCTTACATCACTTTTGCTGTGGGGATTTTACTTGATACAAAAGGACAGAGGCTAGTCTCCTGAAATACTTAATAGAGCTTTTGTGTTATCCTACCTAACATTCCAGTTTTGGCTTTGTAGGGTGCAGTTATGCAATGTAAACCCATGATAAAGCTTTGTTTATCTTAGTTACCATGAAGTTAAGTCAGAATGAATTTGCAAGATTTAAAAAACTTAGCACTCCTGATAATAAACCTGGCCTAATATTCCTTCTGAGATTTAAATGGTCCCATGCCCCTACAGTGTCTCAGTTTGAACTCGGCAAGAAAGAAACTATTTGTTGGACTGTAGTAAAGAGTTATCGGATCCCAAGGTATTTGTGACAAGGCAAAATGACAAGATAACATAGGCTTTGTTACAGCTTAGATTACCAAGATTCTCTGCATCCTTCCCCAGAGGGAAGCTATTCCTTCCAGGTTCCAAGCATCTGGCTGCAATATCCAGGATAAAGCTACCTTTATGCCAGAATTCTGGATGTATCACTTGGCAGTCTTTAAATGTCTCCAAACACAAGTTTAAATTCATAATAACCAATGTATTGAGCACTTCCTATGTGTTAGCTATTATTGTAAAGGTTTCATATGCCTTACTTCCTTTAAGACTCACAACactattattatcttcattttgcaGAGGTGGAAATATGAGGTGAAGGGAGGCTGATAACTTGACCAAAGATGCACAGTTTGGAAGCAACAGATCTGAGAGAGAATCTCAGGCAGTCTTGCCCGAAAGTTTATGGTCTTGTTCCCTAGGTATTGTGTTAGACATTGTTAGAACAAATTTGTATCATAAAAAAGAGACCAGCATGGCTAAATCTATGGTGGTGTCCTTAGGGTGGAGCTCTAATCCCTAGTAGGCCTGGCTTTAATGACATTTAATTTTGTAAATAGCTGAGAAGTAGACTGGAAGCCAACAAGTCCTCTGAGTGGTAATCAGGCTTATGTCTAGATGGACTCAagatttttagaatttttttctgtagGTCCTGTAAATAGAGGGTTATTGTGAAATTTAGCTTTCTAACTTGCATCTGGGGACTAAAGTCTGCTTGTTAAATGGCTTATCTCCTATGCCAATAGGCAGGGATCTGGAGTTGTATTCATTCCTATCTAAATGAACTACTGGAAAGCCACTGCTTTAAGTCTAGATCAATGGAGCCATTGTTACACTCGTTCCTCTGAACCTCTGATTTAGTTGGAGAACAAATGTTTCCAAAGGCAAGAAAGGAGGTCTCAAAAGAACAGATTTGGAATGTAACTCAAAATCTAAGCAGAATTGATCTAACTGTGTATTTTTTGGAGACAAAGAGATACCTGTTAGACATGGTATATTAGATGTCTTAATTTATGTCCATTTTCCCCCTAGACCACATTTTAATCCCTGAAAAAAAACGGAATTGCTTTATCTAATATGTTTGATGTTTTGGACTGTTgataataacattttattttgttttaatcagttaaAATATGCCATACAGGTCtcttggaaaaattatttttttctaatatagtAATGGCTTTGACAACCAAAAAGTCTATGGAGTGTCAATTGACATTCTGAGAAAAATGCAATTTTAAAGTTACGATGCTTTTCAAGCAGGATGAGGACTTAatgatttataaaattttatttcaaaggcGGATTTTTGTGCTACTACTAAATTAATTTAGTTTGGCTTCTGTTTCAATTGAATTCATTTAACTCATGCTTGGGGGCCCTTTTGTACATTAGTCCATGTTTTTATATAGATCTTTAGGCAACGTTATTGGATTTTGTCTACTCACATCTCCCCTCTTgaattgttaaataaaaatagaagtggtTTATCAAATCTGAATAAATATTGGCCATATGCTACAGgcactttgaaaaacaaaaatgtcatcATTTAATCGGAAGCCCCTGAAGGAAGACTGAATCTGTATGCTGAGCATTTTTAGATGTAGAGATGTAAACGTCctgtttcttttctgctttcagGTCACATGTGCCAATTTAACAAATGGTGTAAAGTCAGAACTTCTGAAGTCAGGAAGCAGCAAATCCACACTAAAGCACATATGGACAGAAAGCAGCAAAGACTTATCTATCAGCCGGCTCCTGTCACAGACTTTTCGTGGCAAAGAAAATGATACAGATTTAGACCTGCGATATGACACCCCAGAACCTTATTCTGAGCAAGACCTCTGGGACTGGCTGAGGAACTCCACAGATCTTCAAGAGCCTCGGCCCAGGGCCAAGAGAAGGCCCATTGTTAAGACGGGCAAGTTTAAGAAAATGTTTGGATGGGGTgattttcattccaacatcaaAACAGTGAAGCTAAACCTGTTGATAACGGGAAAAATTGTTGATCATGGCAACGGGACGTTTAGTGTGTATTTCAGGCATAATTCCACTGGCCAAGGGAATGTATCTGTCAGCTTGGTGCCCCCAACAAAAATCGTGGAAttcgacttggcacaacaaaccGTGATTGATGCCAAAGATTCCAAGTCCTTCAACTGTCGCATCGAGTATGAAAAGGTTGACAAAGCTACCAAGAACACACTCTGCAACTATGATCCTTCCAAAACCTGCTACCAGGAACAGACCCAAAGCCACGTCTCCTGGCTCTGCTCCAAGCCCTTCAAGGTGATctgtatttacatttccttttatagTACAGATTATAAACTAGTACAGAAAGTGTGCCCCGACTACAATTACCACAGTGACACACCCTACTTTCCCTCTGGATGAGGAAGAACAAGAGGGTGAGACTGAACCTGAGGAATTAAAGGTCATATGACAGGGCTGTTACCTCAAAGAAGGTCACATCTGTTGCCTGGAATGTGTCTACACTGCTGCTCTTGTCGACTGGCTGCCAATACGCTAGTGGAAAACAATCTGATGTAATTTCTGCCCAGTCAGCTTCACATCTCAGTATATTGTAGATCACCACAGATTTTCAAGTCACACTCGAAGACATGCGCTCACATATAGaggcacacaaacacactctcATGCACATTTCAGCTTGCATCTATCATGGCTCCTGTTGAGAGGGCTTTCACTGTCTGACTCATAATGGTTCAGGAAAAACTATGATCAAACAAAAGGATTAACTAGACAAAGAATGTCTCTAACACTTGTTGTTAATGGAAATCTCTTTTAAAGTCTTGAGTCCATGCTAATCAATAATTCCCCACTCATGCATTCCTACTGCTTGGAGTAGCTGTACTGGTAAATACTACTGTAGGAGTATATGCTTGTTATAATGGAAAAAATTTGTCTTTAGAGCTCAGTATCCTTTACTTTATAAACACAACAGTgtagttaacatttttttttccagcatacACTAGGCACATTCAAGGTGATAGAAGATGGCTCTTTGTTTTTTCTGTAGAGGGAGCCTGTTCTCAGTAAAGATGAGCAAACATTTGGAATTTACATGTGAGCAGATATTGGGATTATAGTTTTCATCACCAATCACTGGACATTTGTGAAGTCAAGATCAGTTAAGACCATTTAAACAAGTTCTGATCATTATACAAGAAGGGAAATAACCTGGCAGACACCATGTAAGTTATTAAGTGTCTGTCTTATCTTTACTACACATATTGTAACAAATTCAATATTCTAGTCTTCATTTGTATGAATGGTTTGTATTGTACATAGTTTAACCAAGTGTTATTTGAGCtgcttattaatattaaattgtaCTTGTCTCTCTGCCTGTTAttggttaaaaatgaaaaaaaaaaggatctgagGAATCCATTTTATCAATGTAGCTGTGAAATCCATTAAAAAGACAAACTTAATGTACAAAGCATTTATTCAGCTCAAGTATTGTTGAAAGCTATACATATACAACATTACACTGTCTGTATTTAGATATTTTATTTCTGgataacaagaaatgtatataaaaataaaaccctgaaAGCTGAGTTTCAATATGTACGTGTGTAAGATGGTGATTTAAATGGTTCTGACAAGAAGAATGTGCTAAAATACAGTCATGGTTTTGTACCTCATGTCTTTAAATTTGAACAGCGTTATCTAAATTACTACTAGATGCCCAGTCAAAACAATTTAAGAGTTTCAGTCTCAGGCCTGAGAAATAATTGTGGCATACAGCATTACACACATTTGTGGCTTATTGTcatgctagctattcagaaaaagaaaatcaatgaacaTGAGGAGATAACTAAGGTATCCTAAATTAATTAGAAATAGTTGAATTTCTTTCCCTACACAGTCTTTATTTGGCAGAAAGGCTGAAGcgaaagtcattttttttcttagaatgaaTGTCAAGAGGTCTGAAGTTTGTGACTGATTCAGCTGAAGTAAGTATAAAAACAATGCAAAGCTTCAATGCTTAATATACCTGTAGCAGAGGGTATCAAATGATTGGATAGCACTATGTATTGACAttaattcctttaaaatataaatattgtacataccagaaaaataaatagatgaagaAGTATGTAAGTCCACCAATTTTGAAGCCTTAATTCAGGATTGGGATGGGAAGAATCTCAAAGCTTAACCATATTAAGCCAAGTGAAGAACACTAATCAATTTTCACTTTCCTTTTATACTTGTTAAGCATAAGTCTATATTCATATAGAAACCAATAGAAATATTACAGAAAAAGCTACAGAATTCTAAAGTGAGTATTCAGTAGCTTATTTAGGGGATTCCTTAATTGCAAATCAACACAAATCACTCTGCTACATGTCCAGCTCTCCAAGTTCTTCTGGTATACATAAACAAGTCCATAGACAATCATTTTAAATCAAAGCGTGGATGAACTTGCCATGACATTGAGAGGCTAATGTTAGGGTATACTCTGACAAACAGGCGTGATGATTTCATCATTTCCTGCTGCTGGACATGTTGGCCACAGGTGGATCTTGCTGTTCTAGAGTTTATCAACATGATCTGTTGACTTCTAGAAAATGAAGAGACTGAGAAGGGAAAAatcactgtttatttttattttagaagcaTTTGATTAGTGGTTATCACTATTATTATACaaagtgttgtgtttttttaaatcccaAATTCAAAATAGGCTAAAAGTATGTCTCAGTTGCCACACATCTACACTGCTTTTCCATCCTCCTTAATGAAATACTGCTGTTATAGTTTTATATGCATATAGAATGTAGCTAACAGTCAGATAACTGTTTcctttagaaagaaaacaagtgaaaTGTGTAGCAAACTTCTAaaagaatttcagattttaaaaatcagaatgtttagggggctggggatatggcctagtggcaagagtgcttgcctcatatacatgaggccctgggttcaattccccagcaccacatatacagaaaatggccagaagtggcgctgaggctcaagtggcagagtgctagccttgagcaaaaagaagccagggacagtgctcaggccctgagaccaagccccaggactggccaaaaaaaaaaaaaaaaaaaaaaatcagaatgtttagaactaattttttttttgggggggggcagatacatattttgtgttttttttccaactTCTGCATCATCAACACCTATCAGGCATAATATGGAAAAgtcaaagtgatagagaactcTGACTTGAAAAACAACTTATTTGCATATTTTTTGTGTTCCTGTTTTAGCCTGGGAGTAGGTAATAAACGGTCATCAATATGAAGACTTAGATGCTCTGATTAAAATCTTTATTAGGTCATTTTGTTTCAACAAGCAACTTAATTAACTTTTAACTGTTTCAAATGGCATTCATATTTTTTTGCAGGAAAAATAAACTCTAAGCAGAACTAAGTAAACCATCTTCCCTTCAATTTTAAAATCATTCACACAGGATACAAAAAAACTTCCTGTGAGAAGAGATAAACTCTGATTAAAACAAAGGTATATTAATCACCCATTGTTTTCACTAAA is a window of Perognathus longimembris pacificus isolate PPM17 chromosome 2, ASM2315922v1, whole genome shotgun sequence DNA encoding:
- the Nxph1 gene encoding neurexophilin-1; its protein translation is MQAACWYVLLLLQPTVYLVTCANLTNGVKSELLKSGSSKSTLKHIWTESSKDLSISRLLSQTFRGKENDTDLDLRYDTPEPYSEQDLWDWLRNSTDLQEPRPRAKRRPIVKTGKFKKMFGWGDFHSNIKTVKLNLLITGKIVDHGNGTFSVYFRHNSTGQGNVSVSLVPPTKIVEFDLAQQTVIDAKDSKSFNCRIEYEKVDKATKNTLCNYDPSKTCYQEQTQSHVSWLCSKPFKVICIYISFYSTDYKLVQKVCPDYNYHSDTPYFPSG